The Bombus huntii isolate Logan2020A chromosome 2, iyBomHunt1.1, whole genome shotgun sequence genomic interval ACAAAGTTCGCATTCTTACGAGATAGACACAAAAAGAACATTTCTGTTTCTATCTGAGACACTCATAGCATATCACGATGCGTAGAACGAGAATCTTCCTGCAACGATGATTCGatgttaatttttcataaCTAGTCATGACTCAATTTTCAGATACTCAGTTTTCCCTAGGCTTTGGTACATGAGTGTAGAGACCTATTTATATGATCATGACATAGTCTATAGTTTTGCATCGTGCggtaaatatgtaaatataacaCCGATCAATGAACAGCGTCGATCAATGAAATGCATGCCTGATTAGATAGGGACAGAAGGAGTCTCTTAGTAGCGATCTCTTTCTATTCTCATATCGTATCCACTTACATCGTAACATATGATTCGCGTATTTGTATATCTCAATGATCACTTGTAGCTCTTCTGTATAATCACGGtctcaaaatttcaaatttataaacATGAGCAGAATGCTCTAACACTCCATGGGCACGACAACCAAGCTTAAATTCCATAAATTTCTGAACTGCCCATATGTGCGAGCGCCTGTATCACAGACCCGCCAATTGAgcgatttttaaaatttccttATAACTAAGAAACCAGGGAgactatttaaataaaaccAGATAAAGTTTGATAAAACCAATCTCAATTAATTCTTTAGGTTCTAAACTTTCATTTGAGCCCTCATAAGTTAAGAAATTTTGTCTAGGAGccaaaaaattttaatttcttaattttgcCACTTATTGATtgaatgtaattaaatattatgtatgtatacttcagattcaaatatttcagGATTAAATAATGGGCACGATATGTTTAAGGTTGTTGAattgttttttttataatcTACAAGGATATTGAAgaataaatatatagtataaatatgtgtatagaccttataatttcattaaaaagtgACCATGAAAGAAATAGTTATAGTTTATTTTCTCCTTCGGCATTCATCGAGTaggtatttatattttttgtcttaaaaattttttaaattttgtctTCTGTTTGTGAAAAAAGACTATTTTTAGCGTTGCACGTGATCCTTGAAATACTATAATTTTGTCCTGAGAAGtttttttatataacaataaataaggCAAATATTTAGGTGATCCCATTTAGCTAGGccactatatatattctaaaaatacgaaaataaatatacgaaatGAAGTGATTATGATGTATGTTATCCTGAAAGTAAACCATTAAATTAAACTAAACTGTATGGAATGATTTTGAATTTTACCCTAACCTTGTTCAATTAATCGAAATTGTACTCCAACGTTTCTAACctcgttttattattaatcaaataattatatttgtcaggttgatattaaattttccaaaatgCCGAAGAAAAAGACAGGACAAAGACGGAAAGctgaaaaacaaaaattaaggCAAAAAGAAATTAGAACCGCTAAAGATCAATTAGATTTAGCTAAATTTCCATGCAATGCAGTAATGgtaaatatgatatattataatgtacATCAGTATTATCATAATTTAACccttttacaaataaataccGAAAATAAATCCCAATttcacaaatatattttttatatcataaaatttcaaatatattaattattaatattatcaattagtagaaaatatttaaaaatagcCTATGTCTCATATGCAGAGTATCCGTATTTCTATATATCACACTTAtatctaatttttaataaaggaATGTGACAAATGTAgcaagaaacaaaaaagtaGAGCCTTCTGTTATTTCTGTCAAAGTGTACAACGATTACCAATGTGTGCTCATTGTGGAAAAATAAAGTGTATGCTAAAAACAGGAGATTGTGTTGTTCGTCATCCTGGTGTGTTTAATACTGGATTGGGTATGGTGGTAAGTACATGTAACttacatataattaaatatatatataattacgtatagttataataattaaatatattatacagtaTAATAAACTATGAGAGTATAAGTAACAGACATAAATTTTTAAAGGGAGCCATATGCGATCATTGTGAAGCATGGGTTTGTCACGGAAGACGTTGCCTTACAACTCATGCATGTATATGTCCATTGATAGATGCAATTTGTCAAGAATGTGAAAGAGGTGTGTGGGATCACGGTGGTAGAATATTCCGATGTTCATTTTGTAATTGCTTTCTTTGTGAAGATGATCAATTTGAACATCAAGCATCATGTCAGGTTTTGGAGGCAGAAAGTTTCAAGTGTAAGAAtataaaagagataaaaatataagtataaatatattttacgtataattatattagTGTCATAATTTTTGGTTTATTGtaaacaattaatatttttaggtCAATCATGCAATCGATTAGGACAATACTCTTGCTTAAGATGTAAAACATGTTATTGCGAGGATCATATTAGAAGAAAAGGGTTTAAGTATGAAAAGAACAAACCTATACCTTGCCCCAAATGTGGTTTTGAAACATCTCAAACAAAAGATCTTAGTATGTCAAGTAAGTAATATAATTAGTTCTAATACTACTTTTTTATATctacatttaattaaaaagttataatttttagtaattatttttaaaattatattttctattctattgTAGCAAGAACTCATAAATTTGGTAGACAAGGTGGAACATACGAATCTGATGATGAAGgtgaatataattattatggTAAAGGTCTTAAGTATTTTTACGTTTACTTATTGTCTTTATAGCCTGCCGTATATCATCTTTTTTACAGGAAATCAATCACAAGACTATATTCCTGAAAATCATACATCTTATCAGGAAGATGAAGATGAAGATGATGATAATGATGAGGATgctgatgatgatgataatgatgatgacgatgatgacgatgatgatgacgatgatgatgatggtgatgatgaaggagaaagagagcggGTAAATGAGTTAATAagtgaaaatcaagaaaattgCGATAATAAATTGCATCAAAGTATTAATAAAAACGTTTagcaaaaatttaaattttgcaactaaatgtgaaaatggaaaaataaatatatcactGTTGTCtttataacaaattataacatgctattttttaatatgaaaaattgtatatcAAATATCGATACGTATAGGATAAAGCTAATTGGGAAACCTAATAGTTCCTGACTATTAAATAATGAtacatgaaaatattaaatttattatacatcggctttatgtaaaataattagaaattttacaaagcAATGAATATGGATGTATTGCATATACAGAAATGTATGTTACACACGCAATGAGGTATATTCAGATGGAAATGCAAAAGTATGAGAGCCAAAGGCATTAACACTTGGCAAAAGTCCAGCATTTGGAATAATATTCCATGATAATGTCAATGTTACATTCTTATTTCCCCTAGAAAAAGAAGCAAACAttagattattttataaaaatgtataatttcttCGATTAAAAAGTTCTACttataattattagaaaaaattaCCTTAAACCATTACCATCATCCCAGAAGTAATATTTtgtattcatatttttaaagtcaAGTACTGCATTATCCCCACGCAGTACTATTTTATCCCATAACACTACCTAGGATACaaaaacattttaatataatatacaaaatgaatatgattataaactaaaaatattccTATATTACAATACTTATGTTATACCTGATTAAAACCATTATTTTCTGTTTGATACTCTGCTgtgagatataaaaataattgtttaacatTCCAATTAAATAATGGAGTCAGATGTATATATACTAATATATGTAAagaaatgatatattttgtgatcttatattattataaaaagataaaaattaatataaatataaacaaaaataaatagaaaagcTTGATAAATATTCCTATTGATATAAAGAAgcttaaaatataagaaatcaaaatattcaaaagtataatagataaatatttatataataaaaaaggaTATCAGTTTGTAAATCAAATGTTAAGTATCCCAAGTCATTTTTTTCTCTTGAAGCACTGTAATCTGCTACATTCTTCCTACAAAATAAAACgtgaataattattaatatatttattttcataaacaaGTAAATagtattaattttaaacatttataaataaatattaataattttaaccaacatgtttatattatatagttcTTCATAAGGTCTTCCATAAATTCAAATgatattcaaataatattttcataatatatcatgtaacattttgcaaaaaaatttatatcacGTCgaaataagttttatattatattacagtAGATACATAATCCAGTAATGAAAAAGTCAGATATAATAACACATAATTTGAGATGAAATATcgtgaataaataataatttttcctgAATTTACTCTTATAATATCTGTAAAATAAATTCACTATACTTACACAACTACTTTTACAGTATTTAAAGTTGCATTTGCTCTGTAATCAATAAATACAGTAGAGAGAAAACAACAAAATGTTAGACACGCCGAAACAGTCAAAGTATATGCCACAATAGCATTACTGCGCGTAAAAACGGTATGCattattacgttttaataTCGATGATTAGGGTATACAAAATTCGTATTTAATAAATCAGTTAATCGAATCATgcatcaaaatattttaaccaAAATCATCGTCACCTCGATTTCGATTTTCAACGTCAGCACTTCGACATAATGGAACACCGGGTTGGTGTtcgaaaatatatcaaataatgTACCGTGTTCAcaaataaagtaaattttactttaacaGTCAATGTAAGTTTACTCAAATTACGtaaatttacttatttactGTTTCCATTTTACAGAAATGCTTACAATACattctattattacattattacattctattattacattctattgtttaaattatatctttattaAAATCCATATTAGCTTCATAAATAAATGAGACTTCATAGATAAATAAGAGCATTAacaagtagaaaataaatttcatatagtATGTTTATAAGAGCAAATTGTAAAGAATAtcaattcttttaaaaatgattGATATAATTATCACATTTCTAATAATGTGAATATATGTATTCATGTATAATAATCAGTATTCATGCATATACATTGAATTGGATTACTGGAATATAAAGAATCTAATTGATGATCTAAGTTGTTTCTTGTCTGGTGTGAATATATGCACAAATACACATAATAGTTTACTTTTTTATCTGCAGCAACTTCAAGGAAGTGGAGATTACTATGCAACATGTTTATGTGGAATGTGTAATGTATtgtatgaaagaaaataaataatttgtcttAAGAAAGGAGTTGAATGTGTTGGATATGTCGCATTTGGtaagtaattaaatattactaaaatatttttatgattatttcTAACTTCAAAACATTTTCTTCTCATGTAATTAACGAGATAGATGTTAAGATTCGCatcataacattttttaaattgtttattttttaacatgatttatttttcgctataatgttatactaacAAACATatatgtttttaaattaaattatctgcaagaaaattcttaaaaattgGTGatgataattaattgtttactTATTAGATTATATATTAACAATATAATCATTAACATTGAATAACAgttcttctttttatatccTATCTAATGTTTACATTAAATCTTGAAACATGTTATATTTTGAgacattaatttttaaatttaatatcaaccTCATAAAcactaaaatatatacatgttACATTGCAATGACATTtgcattaaaattaatttgacttattttatttcagaataaaaaagaatggGTTGTGTCAATAGTCGAACAGATATTAATGATTTACATCCAAATGTTTTTCAAGTGACGAATGTAGATGATTTAGGTAATTTAATTACACCTGGACGTTTAGAAGTTACAGAAACTGATATAATACTTTACCAACGTGGTAAACAACCTATTAAATGGCCATTACGATGTTTAAGGCGATATGGCCATGATGCTGAAATTTTTAGCTTTGAATCAGGAAGGAGGTGCTCTACAGGACCAGGCATTTATGCTTTTAAATGTCGTAGAGCTGCACATTTATTTAATCTTGTGCAAACAAATATTCAGGTTTGTTtagtttttataatattaaatgtaaaaatatgcatatgagtatttttcaaataaaatttattataggTTTGTAATAATAGTGGAGATGATACAATATCCAGAGAACTTCCAGTTGCTTCTCATCCTGGTCCTACAGTAACAAGAGTGACAATACCAGTTGAGCCTAACTATTTGGATCTCATATTAAATAGAACTAATAATCACGTGGGTCCTAGATTTGCACATAATCAACAAAACGGAGTTGGAAGATTAGATAGTGTGGGAAGTAGCACTGGTCTTATGTCATCCCAAGGAAACATAAGTTCTCCTACATCACCTCCTGTGTTACCACCGctaccaccaccaccaccaccaccaccaccaccaccaccattTCCTCAACCACATCCGTCCTCTCTTTATGTGAATGAAGAAATATTGTCTTCTCTATCATTAGAAATGGAACATAATAACAACAAAAGCCTTAGAAGTGCAATACTGAggtaactaaaaatataattatattgtttgtattgtttaataatatcTATAATCTTGTATGTTTTTATAGATCTCGTACAGTCAGTAATTCTATATCTGATAATGGTTCAGCATCATTAGAACTGACATCTATATACAAAAGTTCAGAAGTCACTTCTCAAATTAAATCACCACTCTCAGTAGCAACTTATATGAATGTAGACATTAATACTGATATTGGTCCACTTTCTCCAAGTCATAGTATTTCTGAAGCAATGCAGtttaaagaagataaaaacgaaaacagtgaatcTGGACATGCCTACATAAATATAAGTCCTGGTCAAGAATATCCAGAATTTCTTGGTGCCAAATCACGACCATCACCATTGTTGTCTATTCAATCTGATGTAGAAGAAACAACAAGACATTGTTATGCTAATTTAGAACCaagtgaaattgaaaatttaagaaaaagattttctGGAGTATCTGCTCCAGAGAAATCACCTCTACCTCCATCAACACCACCAGGTGGTTCAGGTAAAGAAGTAAATTATGCTGTATTAGATCTGGATACAAAGGATGTACCAATGAATTCACCATTAGATGGTCCTTCAAATTCTTCCACATCTCCTCCAGAATCTCCAAATAAGATACAAAAGGGGTATACTACAatagattttaataaaacagCTGCTCTTTCTCATTCAGTCAACCCAAATCTTGTAAATGATAATGAAGGTTCGAGGAAAACACGTCACAATTCTACAATTAGTGATTTAGCAGCCTCTGGTAGACGTAGTTCATCTATAAgtgaataatacattttttgtttccTGACTGTGCctacataataaatatttgtagcattttataaaaaatatgaaataatacgcttttcttttttattgaattataatatTGAATACTATAAAAccaaagaaggaatattaaatTAGTTTGTATAGTTTTTGTACACTTATTTTGTACAATattaaacaaatgaaattttttagtGCGTAAAAATACAAcacatttaattaaaaaatcgtaTCTCACGATTTTTtctacaatttattattcatttggTAGCATTTAGTTATGTATAACGTACATAAAGGACATCACagtatttttaaagaataagTCATTTTCCAAGTGCTATTAGTATGCACAAAGGAAAAAATctcttttatatgtataatatacaaatgtgtttataaaacattgtacgtaaaatgatttttcaaattgacTATTGTAGGAGAATTGGAAGCAGAAGTGCTCTAATTTTCCTGTATCATAGGAATTGATGAGGCTCAAATAGACTAACTGAAATGAGAGTTTATGACGTGATAATATAACAGGATGatgataaaagaatatatcattttaaatggcTACTTTTAAAGTAgtcaattaaaatttaactatGGCCATAATTTGGAGTGATTTTGATATAAATGATAGATATTTACAGTAAAACATtgcatatatgtgtatatatatatacatattatacagCACAggtattatacagggtggttggtaactggtggtacaagcggaaagggggtgattctacgtgaaaaaagaagtcgaaaatatagaataaaaaaatttttttttaatttttccatcgagacaacgatctacagtgagattcgttataaggagacgtgataaagtgcacgcgtaccgagcgaaaattcaaagtcgattttctcgaaaacaaagcctcaaaggaaaaatttttattctatattttcgacttcttttttcgcgtagaatcgccccttttccgcttgtaccatcagttaccaaccaccctgtatatacaggtatatatatatatatatatatatatatatatatatatatatatatatatacacatacacacacacagagACACAGATGCATATGGAGACTAGTATATTATAGCTCtttagaaaaatgtttttaaaatacacaattttaataatgcaTTATCATGTTCTATCTagaatttgatatattttataatcatttgctttataaattttgtgtgtgtgtgtgtgtgtgtgtgtgtgtgtgtgtgtgtgtgtgtgtgtgtgtgtgtgtgtgtgtgtgtgtgtgtgtgtgtgtgtgtgtgtgtgtgtgtgtgtgtgtgtgtgcgcgcgcgcgcgtgcgtgtgtgtgtgtgtgtgtgtgtgtgtgtgtgtgtgtgtgtacacacaaaatttataaagcaaatgacttatatatatatatatatatataagttgATTAAAATATGTTTCTTTTACACAATTAATCCGTAATAAGAACtttaattgtaatatatttaagatatatgttgttataaattgtatatatatgaaagttgattaaaatatgtttcttttacaaaattaagaGAAATAATTCAATCTGTAATAAAAACTTTAATTatactacatatatttaaGATATATGTGTGACATAATATATCACTCATTTTTATTCAGTAGATAAGAATATGATTTTTGTGtattgattaattttaaaactgatggctttttaaatatacacaAACAGTGTTTTCTAtctatataaatttctttataaataatgttaatattcttataataattttgttaatattaaaaaaatttcaatattatttgcttaaaatataatttagtGTTAGTAACTTGATTTTTCTggattatattattttttataattttattttctaaaaacgtctaatatatgtatttaaaatctttaaagtgtataaaaatacttttatcacacatttattatatacttCTATGcaatattttgcatatt includes:
- the LOC126878366 gene encoding zinc finger protein 330 homolog isoform X2 → MPKKKTGQRRKAEKQKLRQKEIRTAKDQLDLAKFPCNAVMECDKCSKKQKSRAFCYFCQSVQRLPMCAHCGKIKCMLKTGDCVVRHPGVFNTGLGMVGAICDHCEAWVCHGRRCLTTHACICPLIDAICQECERGVWDHGGRIFRCSFCNCFLCEDDQFEHQASCQVLEAESFKCQSCNRLGQYSCLRCKTCYCEDHIRRKGFKYEKNKPIPCPKCGFETSQTKDLSMSTRTHKFGRQGGTYESDDEGEYNYYGNQSQDYIPENHTSYQEDEDEDDDNDEDADDDDNDDDDDDDDDDDDDDGDDEGERERVNELISENQENCDNKLHQSINKNV
- the LOC126878381 gene encoding signal peptidase complex subunit 3 gives rise to the protein MHTVFTRSNAIVAYTLTVSACLTFCCFLSTVFIDYRANATLNTVKVVVKNVADYSASREKNDLGYLTFDLQTDLTPLFNWNVKQLFLYLTAEYQTENNGFNQVVLWDKIVLRGDNAVLDFKNMNTKYYFWDDGNGLRGNKNVTLTLSWNIIPNAGLLPSVNAFGSHTFAFPSEYTSLRV
- the LOC126878357 gene encoding fibroblast growth factor receptor substrate 2 isoform X1, which gives rise to MGCVNSRTDINDLHPNVFQVTNVDDLGNLITPGRLEVTETDIILYQRGKQPIKWPLRCLRRYGHDAEIFSFESGRRCSTGPGIYAFKCRRAAHLFNLVQTNIQVCNNSGDDTISRELPVASHPGPTVTRVTIPVEPNYLDLILNRTNNHVGPRFAHNQQNGVGRLDSVGSSTGLMSSQGNISSPTSPPVLPPLPPPPPPPPPPPPFPQPHPSSLYVNEEILSSLSLEMEHNNNKSLRSAILRSRTVSNSISDNGSASLELTSIYKSSEVTSQIKSPLSVATYMNVDINTDIGPLSPSHSISEAMQFKEDKNENSESGHAYINISPGQEYPEFLGAKSRPSPLLSIQSDVEETTRHCYANLEPSEIENLRKRFSGVSAPEKSPLPPSTPPGGSGKEVNYAVLDLDTKDVPMNSPLDGPSNSSTSPPESPNKIQKGYTTIDFNKTAALSHSVNPNLVNDNEGSRKTRHNSTISDLAASGRRSSSISE
- the LOC126878357 gene encoding intermembrane lipid transfer protein tipC isoform X2 → MGCVNSRTDINDLHPNVFQVTNVDDLGNLITPGRLEVTETDIILYQRGKQPIKWPLRCLRRYGHDAEIFSFESGRRCSTGPGIYAFKCRRAAHLFNLVQTNIQVCNNSGDDTISRELPVASHPGPTVTRVTIPVEPNYLDLILNRTNNHVGPRFAHNQQNGVGRLDSVGSSTGLMSSQGNISSPTSPPVLPPLPPPPPPPPPPPPFPQPHPSSLYVNEEILSSLSLEMEHNNNKSLRSAILRSRTVSNSISDNGSASLELTSIYKSSEVTSQIKSPLSVATYMNVDINTDIGPLSPSHSISEAMQFKEDKNENSESGHAYINISPGQEYPEFLGAKSRPSPLLSIQSDVEETTRHCYANLEPSEIENLRKRFSGVSAPEKSPLPPSTPPGGSDGPSNSSTSPPESPNKIQKGYTTIDFNKTAALSHSVNPNLVNDNEGSRKTRHNSTISDLAASGRRSSSISE
- the LOC126878366 gene encoding zinc finger protein 330 homolog isoform X1, with product MPKKKTGQRRKAEKQKLRQKEIRTAKDQLDLAKFPCNAVMECDKCSKKQKSRAFCYFCQSVQRLPMCAHCGKIKCMLKTGDCVVRHPGVFNTGLGMVGAICDHCEAWVCHGRRCLTTHACICPLIDAICQECERGVWDHGGRIFRCSFCNCFLCEDDQFEHQASCQVLEAESFKCQSCNRLGQYSCLRCKTCYCEDHIRRKGFKYEKNKPIPCPKCGFETSQTKDLSMSTRTHKFGRQGGTYESDDEGNQSQDYIPENHTSYQEDEDEDDDNDEDADDDDNDDDDDDDDDDDDDDGDDEGERERVNELISENQENCDNKLHQSINKNV